The Lactuca sativa cultivar Salinas chromosome 2, Lsat_Salinas_v11, whole genome shotgun sequence genome includes a window with the following:
- the LOC111894685 gene encoding uncharacterized protein LOC111894685 yields MNEEIPEFDEAIPDMNDAIPDLNEFMDLNQDPESCYIHPLMDDIPLVFHPYVSHIQNVEGNGHGGFRAISVCLGYGKDQWLYVRKQLVYELESAFNVYATVFTDGIYELWNSLYFFGPSAPTQHWILIPKTVILIANRFGVVLTSLTNHGSLTFFPLWKGPKEFLDHRIITISLMRGPHYVMVQLKEDCPMPTISALWIRHRAPCAAGWKTMFTSRLQIYRQLKPCNGDFITIEDC; encoded by the coding sequence ATGAATGAAGAAATTCCAGAATTTGATGAAGCAATTCCAGACATGAATGATGCAATTCCAGACTTGAATGAATTTATGGATTTGAACCAAGATCCCGAGTCATGCTACATTCATCCACTAATGGATGACATTCCACTCGTGTTTCATCCATATGTCTCACATATACAAAATGTTGAGGGTAATGGACATGGCGGATTTCGAGCAATATCTGTTTGTCTCGGGTATGGAAAAGATCAATGGCTCTATGTTCGAAAACAACTAGTATACGAGTTAGAGAGTGCATTCAATGTATACGCTACGGTTTTCACAGATGGAATCTATGAATTATGGAATTCATTGTATTTCTTCGGACCGAGTGCACCAACGCAACATTGGATCCTTATTCCTAAAACAGTTATTCTGATTGCTAACAGGTTTGGTGTGGTCCTTACTTCCTTAACCAATCATGGTTCCTTAACTTTCTTTCCTCTTTGGAAAGGCCCGAAAGAATTTTTGGACCATCGGATTATTACAATTTCACTTATGCGTGGTCCTCATTATGTTATGGTACAATTAAAAGAAGATTGTCCGATGCCTACCATTTCGGCTTTATGGATCCGTCACAGAGCCCCGTGTGCAGCTGGATGGAAAACGATGTTTACGTCACGTCTGCAAATTTATAGACAACTGAAACCTTGTAATGGTGATTTTATAACTATAGAGGATTGTTAA